Within Deltaproteobacteria bacterium, the genomic segment GACACGCCACTCTACCATAGCCAGGGCGATCATCACATTCTCCAGCCCTCTACCGAAGGCGACGATAATAGCCATGGTGAGAACAAGCAGAGGAATGGCGAAGGCGATATCCACGATGCGCATAAGGATCTCATCCACCAATCCGCCGAAGTATCCGGCGATAAGACCTAGGGTAATCCCCACGATACCAGCGATCCCGACGACGACGAATCCGATCTTGAAGGCCGTTCGGGTTCCCCATATCACCCCGTAGAAGATATCGTACTGCCCGGTGGTTGTCCCGAAGACATGGTCTTTTCCCGGGGGCTTGGGTGTGGGTGAAAATCCCTTGTGGGGCATCATATAAGGATTGTGGGGATATTTCGGCGGAGCGATGAGGGGAGCGGAGACGGCTATCCCCGTGAAGAACAGGAGGAGAGAGAATCCGATAAGGGCGGAAGGATTCCTGAATATCCTGTAGAGAGTGAACTTGAGTTCCTTGATGCGTGGATGAGGGTCGCCCATGATTCACTCCTCCTCAGGTGAGCCGGATCCTGGGATCGATGGCGGCATAAAGGATATCAATCGCCA encodes:
- a CDS encoding ABC transporter permease, with amino-acid sequence MGDPHPRIKELKFTLYRIFRNPSALIGFSLLLFFTGIAVSAPLIAPPKYPHNPYMMPHKGFSPTPKPPGKDHVFGTTTGQYDIFYGVIWGTRTAFKIGFVVVGIAGIVGITLGLIAGYFGGLVDEILMRIVDIAFAIPLLVLTMAIIVAFGRGLENVMIALAMVEWRVYVRVMRSSILTLRDLDYVQAAKVMGVSHFRIMMRHILPNGIYPVLVIATMDIGSMVIMAAFMSFLGLGAPKGYADWGQMVALARNYIIGPPGDPLKYWYTIAFPGLCIVLFVLSWNLIGDALRDAFDPKIRRR